One region of Jonesiaceae bacterium BS-20 genomic DNA includes:
- a CDS encoding LPXTG cell wall anchor domain-containing protein has protein sequence MKLNIKKLLVFAAASALAGSGLLVAGPAVAAGPAAPVTAFSADLCATDGLADHTTEDPKAYVGSSMPDLTLVSGQRLDHYNAGGTVLLYNTSGGAGGGTPNCALYYDNETESPVVEWLYCTDQTSKTCSNIDTNGQLQQDGELVGNLEDKAGNARLTADQEKLISYIIRHDLSVPIDNFMSTVDVITNETSAGRSARQNLVWCVSDPEDFGIPLEYWCGEAMGPEKQALILASMPDEPTLSLSPAESEISVDNTAELTLSTNLVNQPISVSSDSGALALCSPQSDVTFEDGALVISSSTSVTKDIQLCALGEAPGNIHVQATATAIHSDEVSWVQSPGTQEIACQVYAHTSAGASSQLNTAVEIVVSEDTNGNDGNDGNDGNDGNDGENTDGNDGENTDGNDGENTDGNDGENTDGNDGENTDGNDGENTDGNDGENTDGSNGTEDSEELAKTGANGYTAFITSGFMFLGVGAAAVLFTRKKTAQRA, from the coding sequence ATGAAACTCAACATTAAGAAACTTTTGGTTTTCGCAGCAGCCAGCGCACTTGCAGGATCCGGTTTGCTGGTCGCAGGCCCAGCAGTTGCTGCCGGTCCTGCTGCTCCTGTGACAGCATTCAGCGCGGACTTGTGTGCCACTGACGGTCTTGCAGACCACACCACAGAAGACCCCAAGGCATACGTAGGGTCTAGTATGCCGGACCTCACTTTGGTTTCCGGACAGCGCCTCGATCACTACAATGCCGGCGGCACCGTACTGTTATACAACACCTCTGGTGGCGCTGGAGGCGGAACACCAAACTGCGCCCTGTATTACGACAATGAAACAGAAAGCCCCGTCGTTGAATGGCTTTACTGCACCGACCAGACTTCAAAGACCTGCAGTAACATCGACACAAATGGTCAGTTGCAACAGGACGGTGAACTTGTAGGTAACCTCGAAGACAAAGCCGGCAACGCTCGGTTAACCGCCGACCAAGAAAAGCTCATTTCCTATATCATTCGGCACGATCTATCAGTGCCGATTGATAATTTCATGTCAACCGTTGACGTGATCACAAATGAAACCTCCGCTGGCCGTTCTGCCCGGCAAAATCTTGTCTGGTGTGTTAGCGACCCGGAGGACTTTGGAATTCCCCTCGAGTACTGGTGCGGAGAAGCCATGGGCCCTGAAAAGCAGGCGCTCATTCTTGCTTCCATGCCTGATGAACCTACGCTAAGCCTTAGCCCAGCAGAGTCCGAAATTTCTGTTGACAACACTGCTGAGCTGACACTATCTACTAATCTAGTTAACCAACCTATTTCCGTGAGTTCAGACTCAGGCGCCTTGGCCCTGTGCTCACCACAAAGTGACGTCACGTTTGAGGATGGTGCATTAGTCATCTCATCATCAACAAGCGTCACCAAAGACATCCAGTTGTGCGCCCTTGGCGAGGCACCTGGCAACATACACGTGCAGGCCACAGCAACAGCAATCCATAGCGACGAGGTTTCTTGGGTCCAATCCCCCGGCACGCAAGAAATTGCCTGCCAAGTGTATGCCCACACAAGCGCAGGGGCCTCCAGTCAGCTAAACACAGCAGTTGAAATTGTAGTATCTGAAGACACCAACGGCAACGACGGCAACGACGGCAACGACGGCAACGACGGCAACGACGGAGAAAACACCGACGGCAACGACGGAGAAAACACCGACGGCAACGACGGAGAAAACACCGACGGCAACGACGGCGAAAACACCGACGGCAACGACGGCGAAAACACCGACGGCAACGACGGCGAAAACACCGACGGCAACGACGGCGAAAACACCGACGGCAGCAACGGCACCGAAGATTCCGAGGAGTTGGCCAAGACAGGTGCCAATGGCTACACCGCATTCATTACCAGCGGCTTCATGTTTCTCGGAGTAGGGGCCGCTGCTGTATTGTTCACCCGGAAGAAAACCGCACAGCGGGCGTAA
- a CDS encoding DUF4031 domain-containing protein, translating into MAIYIDPPLWPAHGTVWSHLVSDTSYAELHVFAARAGFPRRSFDLDHYDVPQSQYELAISHGALPVSTRIVVHQLRGSGLRIKQANREAMRPVVQMQYLHEQWARLHSLLAGGPRNQDLADPATWQGLGDRLLECWSEPHRKYHTVGHLEDVLLALNLLEIRGETIAPVTLLAAWFHDVIYNGDAGTDETASADLAINSLLAMGVSPGLCQQVGDFIVATTPGSTGALVPTPLAHLLDSDLAIFGASPQRYDRYTLAVRTEYAHVPDADFRSGRAKILRSYLDRPVIYRTQCAQDLWEQRARMNLATEIQALEAISDTSVLSLP; encoded by the coding sequence ATGGCCATTTACATTGATCCTCCCCTGTGGCCGGCCCACGGCACGGTGTGGAGCCACCTGGTCTCTGACACCAGTTATGCAGAACTCCATGTCTTTGCGGCCCGGGCAGGTTTCCCACGCAGGAGCTTTGACCTCGACCATTATGATGTCCCACAGTCCCAATATGAGTTGGCCATCAGCCACGGAGCCCTGCCCGTAAGCACACGCATTGTAGTCCACCAGCTGCGTGGCTCCGGGCTACGAATCAAACAAGCGAACCGTGAAGCCATGCGTCCGGTAGTGCAGATGCAGTACTTACATGAACAGTGGGCGCGGTTGCATTCACTGCTTGCTGGTGGGCCCCGCAATCAAGATCTCGCTGATCCTGCCACCTGGCAGGGGCTAGGTGATCGGTTACTGGAATGCTGGAGTGAGCCGCACCGCAAGTATCACACCGTGGGTCACCTCGAAGATGTTCTGCTCGCATTAAACCTCTTGGAAATCCGCGGCGAAACCATTGCTCCAGTGACACTACTGGCCGCATGGTTCCATGACGTCATTTACAACGGCGACGCAGGCACGGATGAGACCGCTTCCGCAGACCTTGCGATCAATTCTTTGCTCGCGATGGGTGTCTCCCCCGGTCTTTGCCAACAGGTAGGCGACTTCATTGTGGCGACCACACCGGGCAGTACCGGTGCACTGGTTCCCACTCCACTTGCACACTTGTTAGATAGCGATCTCGCTATCTTTGGCGCTTCTCCACAGCGGTATGACAGATATACCTTGGCCGTACGCACCGAATATGCTCATGTACCCGACGCTGATTTTCGCAGCGGCCGCGCAAAAATCCTACGCTCCTACCTAGACCGTCCGGTCATTTACCGGACCCAGTGCGCACAGGACTTGTGGGAACAGCGGGCCCGGATGAATTTAGCGACGGAAATCCAGGCGCTGGAAGCAATCTCTGATACCTCGGTGCTCTCGTTGCCCTAG
- a CDS encoding GntR family transcriptional regulator has product MGSLGNALPSIEIDRTSTIPIYLQVAAAFEEAILSGVLTPGSRLESENSLVSRLGLSRPTVRQGIQDLAEKGLVTRTQGVGTHVVNKVPLTSSRTTSESAAGAKGSRPSGTEIFGFAVPDLANPFFAEIAQVVERRSRELSYFLLTADTDEDPSKELETIGRMKDHVDGLIIAAPRASDEELSQVLLGLPNVVLINRRIDGIASVAVDVGVGMRQSIAHLAAMGHSSIGYVGGPEQSRAGRAIASSLHDAAKEFDSEVREIAHVQANHTGGFAAADLVIASGVTAVVAHNDLIAFGLISRLVQRGLRVPEDISVVGCDNIPFSQMLTPTLTSVAMDRQRLGKAAVDILARKLEGEDTSKVQLTIPSQLIVRNSTSVFLR; this is encoded by the coding sequence ATGGGCAGCCTAGGTAATGCCTTGCCGTCGATTGAGATCGACCGAACTTCAACCATCCCGATTTACTTGCAAGTTGCGGCAGCGTTTGAAGAGGCGATTTTGTCGGGTGTGCTTACCCCTGGATCGCGTTTAGAAAGCGAAAACAGTCTTGTATCCCGTCTTGGACTTTCACGTCCCACCGTCCGCCAAGGTATCCAAGATTTGGCAGAGAAAGGGCTTGTCACCAGGACTCAAGGCGTTGGCACGCATGTGGTGAATAAAGTTCCGTTGACGTCTTCTAGAACAACCTCGGAATCGGCTGCAGGCGCTAAAGGAAGTCGACCTAGTGGAACAGAGATTTTTGGGTTTGCGGTGCCTGATCTGGCGAACCCCTTTTTCGCTGAGATTGCACAAGTTGTTGAGCGCCGTTCCCGGGAACTGAGTTATTTTTTGCTTACCGCAGATACAGATGAGGACCCTAGCAAGGAACTTGAGACTATTGGTCGCATGAAAGACCACGTCGACGGCTTGATTATCGCGGCACCACGTGCGAGTGATGAAGAGCTTTCCCAAGTGCTTCTGGGATTGCCAAACGTTGTTCTAATTAACCGTCGTATCGACGGCATTGCAAGTGTGGCAGTTGATGTCGGAGTCGGAATGCGTCAATCAATTGCACATCTTGCTGCAATGGGACACAGCTCCATCGGGTATGTTGGCGGTCCTGAACAATCTCGAGCCGGGCGCGCTATTGCTTCTAGTCTGCACGATGCGGCTAAGGAGTTTGATAGTGAAGTGCGGGAAATTGCCCACGTCCAGGCTAACCACACGGGTGGGTTTGCGGCCGCTGATTTGGTGATTGCCTCCGGCGTTACCGCAGTGGTTGCGCACAATGATCTGATCGCGTTTGGTTTGATTTCCCGCTTAGTTCAAAGAGGTTTACGCGTACCGGAAGACATTTCCGTGGTTGGATGCGACAACATACCTTTCAGTCAGATGTTGACGCCCACTCTCACCTCTGTAGCTATGGATCGTCAGCGTCTAGGAAAAGCGGCTGTTGATATTCTGGCGAGAAAACTTGAGGGTGAAGATACCTCCAAGGTACAACTCACTATTCCTTCCCAACTTATTGTCAGAAACTCTACTTCGGTCTTTCTTAGGTAG
- a CDS encoding sugar ABC transporter substrate-binding protein, whose amino-acid sequence MTGTVNYSYSEFTHDDVVGETAIDNEEVVMKKSTFIATVGGTVALALGLAACSNGAGDKDTGTLKVMMSPHSITDLISENIGEFEEQAGVKVEITSLNEDQVSQQLRVEFGSGSSSTDVFLYRPPQDSAQFVNNGWITDLTDRVSSDEAFDWEDFGEAAKSAVTSTDGKIIAVPVATARQMMFYRKDLFEAAGIDKVPATLEELEAAAAQLNDENVSGICLRGQQAQAVTTFAQFLYAYDGDWNVGGEPYGDAAVNSAEAVAALEYYGNILKNYGPAGVLNMSWAECSALFSQGKIGIYIEGDDRWPEFTDPEKSTLTEDQVGYAVSPAHTSLVTPQAFGIAAGSKNQDVAWEFVQWATSKEMAAQMQGVGVMGARDSAWESNQTKEKFPDEVVTAVQEGNKNGVPYDRPRIVAVGEARDAIGGAIVTAIEGGDVTKAAETANKAFQQLIDKEKSEFNID is encoded by the coding sequence TTGACAGGCACTGTCAACTACTCCTATTCTGAGTTTACCCACGATGACGTGGTGGGTGAAACTGCTATCGACAACGAGGAAGTTGTAATGAAGAAATCAACATTTATCGCTACTGTGGGCGGTACCGTAGCTTTGGCCCTCGGGCTAGCCGCTTGTAGTAATGGAGCAGGCGACAAAGACACTGGGACTCTCAAGGTCATGATGTCCCCACACTCAATCACCGACCTCATCTCCGAGAACATTGGTGAGTTCGAGGAACAGGCGGGGGTCAAAGTTGAAATCACTAGCCTGAATGAGGACCAAGTCTCTCAACAACTACGTGTGGAGTTTGGTTCTGGAAGCAGCTCCACCGACGTATTCCTATACCGCCCTCCACAGGATTCTGCCCAGTTTGTAAACAATGGCTGGATCACAGACCTAACCGACAGGGTCTCCAGTGATGAGGCTTTCGATTGGGAGGATTTTGGCGAGGCAGCTAAGTCTGCGGTTACCTCGACCGATGGCAAGATCATTGCAGTACCGGTGGCGACAGCCCGGCAAATGATGTTTTACCGTAAAGACTTGTTCGAAGCTGCTGGGATTGACAAAGTGCCAGCGACACTTGAGGAACTAGAAGCCGCAGCAGCTCAACTTAACGACGAAAACGTCTCCGGTATTTGCTTACGTGGACAGCAAGCACAAGCAGTGACAACCTTCGCTCAGTTCCTGTACGCGTATGACGGGGATTGGAATGTAGGCGGTGAGCCATACGGCGATGCGGCAGTGAACTCCGCTGAGGCAGTTGCTGCTTTGGAGTACTACGGAAACATTCTCAAAAACTATGGCCCAGCAGGAGTCTTGAACATGTCCTGGGCGGAGTGCAGCGCTCTATTCTCTCAAGGAAAGATCGGGATCTACATTGAGGGAGATGATCGATGGCCCGAATTCACTGACCCAGAGAAGTCCACGCTAACTGAAGATCAGGTTGGCTACGCAGTCTCGCCGGCCCACACCAGTTTGGTAACTCCTCAAGCGTTTGGAATCGCCGCGGGTTCCAAGAATCAAGATGTTGCTTGGGAATTTGTTCAGTGGGCCACGAGCAAAGAAATGGCCGCGCAGATGCAAGGTGTTGGAGTAATGGGCGCCCGCGATTCAGCTTGGGAGTCTAACCAGACTAAAGAAAAATTCCCTGACGAAGTTGTAACTGCCGTTCAGGAAGGGAACAAGAACGGTGTGCCATACGACCGCCCTCGAATTGTTGCAGTTGGAGAAGCGCGCGATGCAATCGGCGGCGCCATTGTCACCGCAATCGAGGGTGGCGATGTCACCAAGGCAGCTGAAACCGCTAACAAAGCCTTCCAGCAACTCATTGACAAAGAAAAGTCTGAGTTCAACATCGACTAA
- a CDS encoding sugar ABC transporter permease yields the protein MAEWLDKRIKHVFIFPAIIVTVLLLVFPLIYTVYMSLTSWSGSAIQGPRFIGLDNFTQLLGADDRFGAAAGRTLLFTGVTVAFELVLGYVIALLLRKSFRGERLTRTLILLPVVATPVAISMAWMVIYDPNIGVANQFLQAIGLQAQQFLADPSAALWWLMVVDVWQWTPMIALILLAGLTSLPEEPFEAALVDGASAPQRFRFITFPLMIPVMFAALVLRLVDSLKTFDIIYATTKGGPGTATETLNTYGFMQAFEYTNFGLASAVIILFILIVLVITLITSKGNERAGRVLQ from the coding sequence ATGGCCGAGTGGCTAGACAAACGTATTAAGCACGTGTTTATTTTTCCGGCGATAATAGTGACCGTACTCTTGCTGGTATTCCCCCTGATTTATACGGTCTACATGAGTCTTACCTCCTGGAGCGGAAGCGCCATTCAAGGCCCCCGTTTCATTGGGTTAGACAACTTCACTCAACTGCTTGGAGCCGACGACCGGTTTGGAGCAGCGGCCGGGAGGACCCTTCTTTTCACAGGCGTGACCGTCGCCTTCGAGTTAGTTCTTGGGTATGTCATTGCCCTTCTGCTACGTAAGTCATTTCGCGGCGAACGCTTGACCCGAACGTTGATCTTGCTTCCTGTGGTTGCAACACCAGTTGCCATCTCTATGGCTTGGATGGTCATCTACGATCCCAACATCGGGGTTGCAAATCAGTTCCTGCAAGCAATCGGACTGCAAGCACAGCAGTTCCTAGCTGACCCAAGTGCTGCACTTTGGTGGCTCATGGTCGTAGACGTTTGGCAATGGACCCCAATGATTGCGCTCATTCTCCTAGCCGGGTTAACTTCGTTGCCCGAAGAACCATTTGAAGCAGCACTTGTTGATGGTGCTTCAGCACCGCAGAGATTTCGCTTCATCACTTTCCCTCTCATGATTCCAGTAATGTTTGCGGCGCTGGTTTTGCGTTTGGTCGACTCGCTAAAGACCTTCGACATCATTTATGCAACAACTAAAGGCGGTCCCGGCACCGCCACCGAAACTCTAAACACTTACGGGTTCATGCAGGCATTTGAATACACAAACTTTGGTCTAGCTTCAGCAGTGATCATCTTGTTCATCCTGATCGTCCTCGTGATCACGCTCATCACCTCAAAGGGCAATGAGCGAGCAGGAAGGGTACTCCAATGA
- a CDS encoding carbohydrate ABC transporter permease: MILTSVKSTVDIYNPDKLFSFTPTLKNYAGILTDSNIPESAKHSLIVAIGATVISLLIGLPAAYAIARFSMNLTGMVLLLVRMLPGITYLVPWYIILTKLGLVGSYFSLIVSHLVITMPMVIWIMISFFQNVSTELEESGRVDGLSRTGAFIRIVLPISKPGIATAALLSFIFSWNQFLFSMVLGASQKKTLPVALFDFIGYASIDWGGLMAAAVLMTLPVFIFSLFAQKHIVAGLSAGATKG; this comes from the coding sequence ATGATTCTCACTTCTGTAAAGTCAACCGTCGACATCTATAATCCTGACAAGTTGTTCTCGTTTACTCCCACGTTGAAAAACTACGCTGGAATACTCACGGATAGCAACATTCCCGAATCAGCCAAGCACTCGCTTATTGTCGCTATCGGAGCTACCGTCATCTCTCTATTGATCGGGCTCCCAGCAGCCTACGCAATTGCGAGATTCAGCATGAATCTCACCGGGATGGTCTTGCTACTCGTCCGCATGCTCCCTGGAATTACGTATCTCGTACCGTGGTATATCATCCTCACAAAGCTAGGGCTCGTCGGGAGCTATTTCTCTCTGATCGTCAGCCATTTAGTCATCACCATGCCCATGGTTATTTGGATCATGATTAGTTTCTTCCAGAACGTGTCCACGGAACTTGAAGAATCAGGCCGAGTCGATGGCCTATCGCGGACCGGCGCATTCATCCGCATTGTCTTGCCAATTTCTAAACCCGGTATTGCCACAGCAGCACTGCTGTCGTTCATCTTCTCTTGGAACCAGTTCTTGTTCTCAATGGTCCTAGGCGCTTCACAGAAGAAGACGCTGCCAGTTGCACTGTTCGACTTTATTGGTTACGCCAGCATCGACTGGGGTGGCCTCATGGCCGCTGCGGTCCTGATGACATTACCTGTATTCATTTTCTCGCTCTTCGCGCAAAAACATATTGTAGCGGGCTTGTCCGCCGGCGCTACGAAAGGATAA
- a CDS encoding transketolase, whose product MSTQVATAPSTPLNCSTVENQSINTSRMLAVDQVFRAGSGHYGFPLGAGSIVHTLFAKHLMFNPGDPTWINRDRFILSAGHGSAMLYSMLHLAGYDLSISDLKDFRQWGSKTPGHPERDDTPGVEVTTGPLGQGFANAVGIAIAEEYLRSLAGSDTINHRTWVLVSDGDLMEGIAYEAAAIAGKLELGKLCVIYDDNDVVIDSRASETMDSEGIVGMFRALDWEVLEVTDGMDIQALDLAMVQASQQVNRPTMIRVKTVIGAGSPLSDNKSSHSGAPSQQDLEATRAALELQEFKPFEVPEPVADYWIQVRARLQQNYDRWQRKAKTSPGKQVLDSLAQAGTTALAALAQLPLPSSNEATRTSSGTILDAIYKDVPFLIGGAADLAGATFARFTDSAVFGSETRSGQNIRFGVREHAMTAIANGITLHSELRGFGSTFLMFATYAANSLRMAALQSCGSIHVFSHDSVLLGEDGPTHQPVEVLSFLRSIPKMQVLRPADFYETKEAWALAITEAQRPTCIVLSRSVLPQLDRTSQIGSASQGAFLLKVVDNPEVVLIASGSETHLALEAAERMSDHRIAVVSVLDTERFASLPSSEFQKFAPEGTPRVIIEASHPMSWYRILRPSDRFVGVSEFGASAPEQVIAQEFGLTSENICKVATEVITSFATSMVE is encoded by the coding sequence ATGTCTACCCAAGTAGCCACCGCTCCCTCTACACCTCTCAATTGCTCTACAGTTGAGAACCAGTCAATCAATACTTCTCGGATGCTCGCAGTTGATCAAGTCTTCAGAGCAGGATCAGGACATTACGGATTCCCTCTAGGCGCCGGATCAATCGTCCACACGCTCTTTGCCAAACACCTCATGTTCAATCCAGGGGATCCTACTTGGATCAACCGCGATAGGTTCATTCTTTCTGCAGGCCACGGCAGCGCCATGCTTTACTCAATGCTGCATCTTGCTGGATACGACCTATCAATCTCTGATCTTAAAGATTTCAGGCAATGGGGTTCAAAGACTCCTGGTCATCCAGAACGTGACGATACCCCCGGAGTTGAAGTCACCACTGGGCCGCTGGGTCAGGGGTTTGCCAACGCTGTTGGCATCGCAATCGCGGAGGAGTACCTGCGGTCACTAGCTGGGTCAGACACGATTAACCACCGAACCTGGGTCTTAGTTTCAGATGGTGACCTCATGGAAGGAATCGCGTATGAAGCGGCAGCAATTGCAGGAAAGCTCGAACTTGGAAAACTGTGTGTCATTTACGACGATAACGATGTAGTGATCGACTCCCGCGCTTCCGAAACCATGGACAGCGAAGGAATAGTCGGAATGTTCAGAGCACTGGATTGGGAAGTTCTGGAAGTCACTGACGGAATGGACATCCAAGCACTTGATTTAGCTATGGTGCAGGCCTCTCAACAGGTGAACCGTCCTACAATGATCCGCGTAAAGACCGTGATCGGCGCAGGATCGCCATTGAGCGATAACAAGTCAAGCCACTCTGGCGCCCCCTCCCAACAGGATCTTGAAGCCACCCGTGCAGCTCTCGAATTGCAAGAATTCAAGCCATTTGAGGTCCCTGAACCTGTAGCAGATTATTGGATTCAGGTCAGGGCACGGTTGCAGCAAAATTACGATCGATGGCAGAGAAAGGCAAAGACTAGTCCGGGCAAACAAGTCCTAGATTCACTTGCCCAGGCGGGAACGACTGCCCTTGCAGCTCTTGCACAACTCCCCCTGCCGTCAAGCAACGAGGCAACGCGGACATCTTCCGGAACCATTTTGGATGCCATCTATAAAGACGTGCCTTTCTTGATCGGAGGAGCGGCGGACTTAGCCGGTGCCACTTTTGCACGTTTCACAGATTCTGCTGTGTTCGGATCAGAAACTCGAAGCGGTCAGAACATCCGTTTTGGAGTCCGCGAACATGCGATGACTGCAATTGCCAATGGGATTACACTTCATTCAGAACTACGTGGCTTTGGTAGCACGTTCTTGATGTTCGCTACCTATGCCGCAAACTCACTGCGCATGGCAGCTTTGCAGTCCTGCGGTTCAATCCATGTTTTCAGTCATGACAGTGTCTTGCTCGGTGAAGACGGCCCAACGCACCAGCCCGTTGAGGTTCTTTCCTTCCTGAGATCAATCCCCAAGATGCAAGTACTACGTCCCGCAGATTTTTATGAAACTAAAGAAGCCTGGGCCTTAGCAATAACGGAGGCGCAACGCCCCACCTGTATTGTCCTGTCTCGGTCAGTATTACCGCAGTTGGATCGCACCAGCCAGATAGGTAGCGCAAGTCAAGGAGCGTTCTTACTCAAGGTTGTGGATAATCCAGAGGTTGTATTGATCGCTTCCGGTAGTGAAACGCATTTGGCTCTGGAAGCCGCTGAGAGGATGTCCGATCACCGGATTGCAGTGGTCTCGGTTCTCGATACCGAACGGTTTGCTAGTTTACCTTCTTCAGAGTTTCAGAAGTTTGCCCCAGAAGGAACTCCTCGAGTAATCATCGAAGCTAGCCACCCAATGTCTTGGTACCGAATTCTTCGTCCCAGTGACCGATTTGTGGGCGTCTCCGAGTTTGGGGCGTCAGCTCCTGAACAAGTAATCGCCCAAGAGTTCGGTTTGACATCCGAGAATATCTGCAAAGTCGCGACTGAAGTTATTACTTCGTTCGCAACCTCGATGGTTGAGTAA
- a CDS encoding alpha/beta hydrolase: MKYAINPVDGTKIAYRTKGAGPAVVLVHGTALSRVIWRGFGYVKDLSADHTVITLDLRGHGRSGKPQDQASYSTRLMAGDVIAVLDDLGISSAHYVGYSLGGRVGFSLATTHQDRLKSFVSMGGAPRNLPGAFDRLFFPNCIDALENDGMQGFVEKWEAHIGQPLDPATRAAFLANDSGALAAYARSADQNPGVATEALSAIEVPTLLVVGERDNERLDSAQTASRVIPNAELRILEGAGHGNTLIHPEALPVVREFITKRS, encoded by the coding sequence GTGAAATACGCTATTAATCCCGTTGATGGAACCAAGATCGCCTACCGAACCAAGGGAGCCGGGCCCGCAGTGGTCTTGGTGCACGGAACTGCGCTCTCGCGGGTGATCTGGCGCGGCTTTGGATACGTCAAAGACCTATCAGCAGACCACACCGTCATTACCTTGGACCTGCGCGGCCATGGCCGCAGCGGAAAACCACAGGACCAAGCTTCCTACAGCACCCGGCTCATGGCCGGCGACGTCATTGCCGTCCTCGATGACCTGGGCATATCCAGCGCCCACTACGTAGGGTATTCGCTAGGCGGCAGAGTTGGATTCTCACTCGCAACTACGCACCAAGACCGCCTCAAGAGTTTTGTCAGCATGGGCGGAGCACCGCGCAACCTACCGGGCGCATTTGACCGGCTCTTCTTCCCCAACTGCATAGACGCCCTCGAAAATGACGGCATGCAGGGCTTTGTCGAAAAGTGGGAAGCGCACATTGGTCAGCCCCTCGATCCCGCCACCCGCGCCGCCTTCCTAGCAAATGATTCCGGAGCGCTCGCGGCCTATGCTCGCTCGGCAGACCAGAACCCTGGCGTTGCAACCGAAGCGCTAAGCGCCATCGAAGTCCCAACTCTGCTGGTCGTTGGCGAACGTGACAACGAACGCCTGGACAGCGCACAAACCGCATCGCGAGTGATTCCAAATGCGGAGCTCCGGATACTGGAGGGTGCCGGGCACGGCAACACGCTGATCCATCCCGAAGCGCTACCGGTGGTCCGGGAGTTCATTACCAAGAGGTCTTAG
- a CDS encoding carboxymuconolactone decarboxylase family protein gives MEKGNEFVAQTQSEEGAAAWKRQLDEFAPGASDWVVGAVFGGTYQREGLELRDRQILNMAALAAMGGTEPQLTGHIKTAVDVAGMTKEEVAECFVHLMPYIGIPKVLAAMRCMKAAFGE, from the coding sequence ATGGAAAAGGGAAACGAGTTTGTAGCTCAAACCCAATCTGAAGAGGGCGCAGCAGCCTGGAAGCGTCAGCTTGATGAGTTCGCTCCCGGCGCCTCCGACTGGGTAGTTGGCGCCGTCTTTGGCGGCACCTACCAGCGCGAGGGCCTGGAATTACGTGACCGCCAAATACTCAACATGGCGGCCCTTGCCGCAATGGGCGGCACCGAGCCGCAGCTGACCGGGCATATCAAAACCGCGGTCGATGTTGCCGGCATGACCAAGGAAGAAGTGGCCGAGTGCTTCGTTCACCTCATGCCCTACATCGGTATTCCCAAAGTGCTAGCCGCCATGCGCTGTATGAAAGCCGCGTTCGGCGAATAA
- a CDS encoding Ltp family lipoprotein: MTKTQRPSSKPWLKFLPIGLTLAILLTVGGLGIANEQRGRSAEAPSLDSQSAGSHAGSLVWTADPIPVFADGQVPQEYQEALDAAHQYAEQFMLSESALFSQLTNETVGFSDDAARYAVAHCHGDWYRYALTSAAVLAESNNRTVEQLSATLTGTQGFTRPQAAYATGLIAAFRVAAIFA; the protein is encoded by the coding sequence GTGACAAAGACCCAGCGTCCCTCAAGTAAGCCATGGCTAAAGTTCTTGCCGATTGGCCTCACACTCGCAATCTTGCTGACCGTTGGGGGCTTAGGAATAGCCAATGAGCAACGAGGCCGGAGCGCGGAAGCCCCGTCTTTAGATTCACAAAGTGCAGGCTCCCACGCAGGGAGCTTGGTCTGGACCGCTGATCCAATTCCGGTTTTTGCGGATGGACAGGTCCCGCAGGAGTACCAAGAAGCACTCGACGCAGCCCACCAATACGCGGAGCAGTTCATGCTCAGCGAATCGGCGCTTTTTAGCCAGTTGACCAATGAAACCGTAGGGTTTTCAGATGATGCCGCCAGGTATGCGGTGGCTCATTGCCACGGCGACTGGTACCGCTACGCGCTGACCAGTGCCGCAGTGCTAGCCGAGTCCAATAATCGGACCGTGGAACAACTTTCCGCAACGCTTACCGGCACGCAAGGTTTCACTCGGCCGCAGGCTGCTTACGCCACTGGGCTCATTGCTGCGTTCCGAGTTGCGGCGATCTTTGCCTAA